From one Nothobranchius furzeri strain GRZ-AD chromosome 2, NfurGRZ-RIMD1, whole genome shotgun sequence genomic stretch:
- the tp53 gene encoding cellular tumor antigen p53 — MEDSALDLERHDSFHDMWMDLKDNVYSALESPPIPVTYPDGSDVPDEAWVDQSQMPLLDSQTYNQLISELPVDMPQKDCILPTSSTVPVTTDHPGDYQLELRFQKSGTTKSVTSTFSEQLNKLFCRLAKTTPVEVLVSREPPQNAILRATAVYKKSEHVAEAVRRCPHHQNKDSSDNKSHLIRVEGSQLAQYFEDPFTKRQSVTVPYEPPQLGSEMTTILLSFMCNSSCMGGMNRRPILTILTLETPEGLVLGRRCFEVRVCACPGRDRKTEEEQANKKESGSKQTQKKRNLAPNTSSLTTPAKKMKSSSSGEDEEKEMIPLYIQGRKKWNLMKRISDGLDLVEKEKKQLLVQEVLPTSGKRLLKKDRSDSD, encoded by the exons ATGGAGGACTCTGCTTTGGACTTGGAGAGGCATGACTCCTTCCACGACATGTGGATGGATTTAAA AGATAATGTTTATTCCGCTTTGGAGTCACCACCCATCCCAGTTACTTATCCTGATGGGAGTGATGTTCCAGACGAGGCTTGGGTGGACCAGAGCCAAATGCCTTTATTG GACTCACAGACGTACAATCAGCTCATTTCTGAGCTTCCAGTGGACATGCCTCAGAAAGACTGCATCCTCCCCACGTCCTCCACTGTTCCTGTCACGACTGACCACCCAGGGGATTACCAGCTGGAGCTTCGTTTTCAGAAGTCTGGAACCACCAAGTCGGTCACCTCAACC ttttccgAGCAGCTAAACAAACTCTTCTGTCGGCTGGCAAAGACTACTCCAGTAGAGGTTTTGGTCAGCAGGGAGCCGCCTCAGAACGCCATTCTCAGAGCCACAGCGGTTTATAAGAAGTCTGAGCATGTGGCTGAAGCTGTGAGGAGATGCCCCCACCATCAGAACAAGGACT CATCTGATAACAAAAGTCATTTGATCCGCGTTGAGGGCAGCCAGCTGGCTCAGTACTTTGAGGATCCTTTTACCAAGAGGCAGAGTGTGACTGTGCCTTATGAGCCCCCGCAG TTGGGCTCAGAAATGACGACCATACTGCTCAGCTTTATGTGCAACAGCTCCTGCATGGGGGGCATGAATCGCCGTCCTATCCTCACCATCCTGACCCTGGAAACCCCCGA GGGTCTCGTTTTGGGGCGGAGGTGCTTCGAAGTTCGTGTCTGTGCGTGTCCGGGCAGAGACCGGAAGACTGAAGAGGAACAGGCGAACAAGAAGGAAAGTGGCTCCAAACAGACCCAAAAAA AAAGGAATCTGGCTCCCAACACCTCCTCTCTCACAACTCCAGCCAAGAAGATGAAGTCATCATCCAGTGGAGAGGACGAAGAGAAAGAGATGATACCGCTATAT ATTCAAGGACGCAAAAAATGGAACCTGATGAAACGTATAAGCGATGGGTTGGACCTGGTGGAAAAAGAGAA AAAGCAGCTGTTGGTCCAGGAAGTCCTCCCTACAAGCGGAAAGAGGCTTCTGAAGAAGGACCGGAGTGACAGCGATTAG
- the LOC129165209 gene encoding E3 SUMO-protein ligase ZBED1-like — MMPLNTVEKEGFKHLIKVLDQRYEIPGRKYFSQTSLPQLYDECREKLELELKDVSFFATTTDLWSSRSSEPYLSLTIHYIDKEWTLQSTCLQTAYFPEDHTAEIISRGLEDALESWNLSKDRQVCITTDNGANIVKAVALQGWTRLQCFGHRLHSAIGGSMKDERIVRAVGVSKKLVSAFSYSWKKKKALAAAQDELKLPKHKLITESPTRWGSRHAMIARILEQEKAIAKVLSDDRKNRHLIPSWQDIDVLESVHKALNPLVDFTDALSGEAYVSVSCVKPVLQLFNEEVLKPDDTDTELTKAIKNSVTCYLNEKYDDDVTDDLLSMATLVDPRFKTNYIQADKKEALKINAVSQMFDEWKTSQSRPTTSAEATSSAAPVKVTKDYWQRFQKVLCCFHVWSNR, encoded by the exons ATGATGCCTCTGAACACAGTAGAGAAAGAAGGATTTAAGCATTTAATCAAAGTGCTGGACCAGAGGTACGAAATACCTGGCCGAAAGTATTTTTCTCAAACCTCACTGCCACAGCTGTATGATGAATGCAGAGAAaagctagagctggagctcaaaGATGTTTCATTCTTTGCAACTACCACTGACCTTTGGTCGAGTCGTTCATCTGAGCCATATTTGAGTCTAACAATACACTACATTGACAAGGAGTGGACTCTTCAAAGCACATGCCTGCAGACAGCATATTTTCCGGAGGACCACACAGCTGAAATCATCAGTCGGGGGCTGGAGGATGCACTGGAATCATGGAACCTGAGCAAAGACCGCCAGGTGTGCATCACAACAGATAACGGAGCCAACATAGTTAAAGCTGTTGCTCTCCAAGGATGGACTCGGCTTCAGTGTTTTGGTCACCGGCTGCACTCCGCTATAG GTGGAAGCATGAAAGACGAGAGGATTGTGAGAGCTGTTGGTGTGTCCAAAAAACTGGTCAGTGCTTTTTCTTACTCatggaaaaagaaaaaagcacTAGCAGCTGCCCAGGATGAACTTAAACTGCCAAAGCACAAGTTGATCACAGAATCCCCCACCAGGTGGGGGTCGCGTCATGCAATGATTGCAAGAATTCTGGAGCAGGAGAAGGCCATTGCAAAGGTTTTGTCAGATGACAGAAAAAACAGGCACCTGATTCCTTCATGGCAGGACATAGATGTTCTAGAGTCTGTCCACAAGGCCCTGAATCCCCTGGTTGACTTTACTGACGCCCTTTCTGGAGAAGCATATGTCAGTGTCTCTTGTGTGAAACCTGTCCTTCAGCTCTTTAATGAAGAGGTCTTAAAGCCAGATGATACTGACACAGAACTTACCAAGGCCATCAAGAATTCAGTCACCTGCTACTTAAATGAAaaatatgatgatgatgtcacTGATGACCTCCTGAGCATGGCAACCCTTGTTGATCCTCGCTTCAAGACCAACTACATCCAGGCTGACAAAAAAGAGGCTTTAAAGATCAACGCTGTGTCTCAGATGTTTGACGAATGGAAGACTTCACAGTCCAGACCAACTACCTCAGCAGAAGCCACATCTTCAGCTGCACCAGTGAAAGTAACAAAAGACTATTGGCAGCGTTTTCAAAAAGTCCTTTGCTGCTTCCACGTCTGGTCAAACAGATGA